A window of the Helianthus annuus cultivar XRQ/B chromosome 4, HanXRQr2.0-SUNRISE, whole genome shotgun sequence genome harbors these coding sequences:
- the LOC110937573 gene encoding uncharacterized protein LOC110937573: MMRITDLNKLKPLTSQIETLTHRFLQKCSVSGTAKGKGKVKDGQTLKRSKITIKKGQQKPDPSATKGPRKGQLEQLIDDCLQAKAPVRYLKPKEREREAEREKMGLISENRKLEIANFKKNKNKDKNDKNDDEKIARIGPEGLDLITLGVVDGDKVPKYELTVEDGRRLAKEYSRILMRKHRARQVAETGLLKCKKEAIEALPEGLREAALVPDLTPFPVNRFMATLTPPIEGYNEKIVEAAKRQSSVKGKLR; this comes from the coding sequence ATGATGAGAATCACAGACCTCAACAAACTCAAACCACTCACTTcccaaatcgaaaccctaactcACCGATTCCTCCAAAAATGCTCCGTAAGCGGAACCGCAAAAGGCAAAGGCAAAGTGAAAGACGGCCAAACCCTAAAACGGTCCAAAATCACCATCAAAAAAGGTCAACAGAAGCCAGATCCATCCGCCACAAAAGGTCCGCGAAAAGGTCAACTCGAACAGCTGATTGACGATTGCTTGCAGGCCAAGGCACCGGTAAGATACTTGAAACCCAAGGAACGTGAACGAGAAGCCGAGCGAGAGAAAatgggattgatttctgaaaacAGAAAGCTAGAAATTGCTAATTtcaaaaagaacaaaaataaggataaaaatgataaaaacgatgatgaaaaAATAGCGAGAATTGGACCTGAAGGGTTGGATTTGATAACATTAGGGGTGGTGGATGGCGATAAGGTGCCGAAATACGAGTTGACGGTTGAGGATGGGAGGAGGTTAGCTAAGGAGTATAGTAGGATTTTGATGAGGAAGCATAGGGCAAGACAGGTGGCAGAGACAGGGTTGTTGAAGTGTAAGAAAGAGGCGATAGAGGCGTTGCCGGAAGGGTTGAGGGAGGCCGCGTTGGTGCCGGATTTGACGCCGTTTCCGGTGAATAGGTTTATGGCGACGTTGACGCCTCCGATTGAAGGGTATaatgagaagattgttgaagcgGCTAAGAGGCAGAGTTCGGTTAAGGGGAAGCTTCGATGA
- the LOC110937574 gene encoding protein CURVATURE THYLAKOID 1A, chloroplastic, translated as MQSSLLDFKTIKKKNFQKTNKQKEEEIDGVRTAFALAMAATTTVYAAATSTSMAVMLPRLPTTTTTPRCSALPTLPARSFSTSIKHASGSKRSNLFQIKVSEDASSAPDANELINDLKEKWDAVENKSTVIIYGGGAVVAIWLSSIVVGAINSVPLLPKIMELVGLGYSGWFVYRYLLFKSSRKELATDIESIKKKIAGTE; from the exons ATGCAATCTTCACttttagatttcaaaacaattaaaaaaaaaaactttcagaAAACGAATAAACAAAAGGAAGAAGAGATAGACGGTGTGCGGACAGCATTTGCATTAGCAATGGCGGCGACGACGACGGTGTATGCGGCGGCGACTTCAACCTCCATGGCCGTCATGTTACCACGTCTTCCCACTACAACCACCACTCCCCGCTGCTCCGCCTTACCTACCCTCCCTGCTCGCTCCTTTTCTACTTCCATCAAACACGCTTCAG GGTCGAAAAGATCAAATCTTTTCCAGATAAAGGTTTCAGAAGATGCATCATCCGCTCCAGATGCAAATGAATTGATCAATGACCTAAAAGAAAAG TGGGATGCAGTTGAGAACAAATCCACAGTCATAATCTATGGCGGAGGAGCAGTTGTTGCAATTTGGCTATCCTCAATTGTTGTTGGTGCAATCAATTCAGTGCCATTG CTTCCAAAGATCATGGAGTTGGTAGGACTCGGATATAGTGGATGGTTTGTCTACCGATATCTGCTCTTCAAG TCGAGCAGAAAAGAGCTAGCGACAGACATCGAGTCCATAAAGAAGAAGATTGCAGGGACCGAATAG